One Glutamicibacter halophytocola DNA segment encodes these proteins:
- the argH gene encoding argininosuccinate lyase yields the protein MASSTNEGSLWGGRFSGGPADAMAALSKSTHFDWRLASYDIAGSRAHAKVLNRAGLLTDAELIDMIAALDQLEADVKSEAYVAAESDEDVHGSLERGLLERAGTQLGGKLRAGRSRNDQIATLGRMFLRDHARIIARGVIDTLNAMVEQAKAHPYAPMPGRTHLQHAQPILLSHLLLAYSWPLLRDVQRLADWDKRAAVSPYGSGALAGQTLGLDPNFVAAELGFDSAVHNSIDGTAARDVFAEFSWIAAMIGVDLSRVSEEVILWATKEFSFVKLHDSFSTGSSIMPQKKNPDIAELARGKAGRLIGDLTGLLATLKALPLAYNRDLQEDKEPVFDAADTLEILLPAVAGMMGTLTFNTERMAELAPQGFALATDIAEWLVRQGVPFRDAHELSGAAVQLAESRGVELWDLTDEEYAGISEHLTPQVREVLSTEGSLNARNGQGGTAPSAVAAQLVEFERQLAEIKAWAS from the coding sequence GCCTCGTCAACAAATGAAGGATCGCTCTGGGGCGGCCGCTTCTCCGGCGGCCCTGCGGACGCAATGGCCGCGCTGAGCAAGTCAACCCATTTCGACTGGCGCCTGGCCAGCTATGACATTGCCGGTTCGCGTGCCCACGCCAAGGTGCTCAATCGCGCCGGCCTGCTCACCGATGCCGAGCTGATCGACATGATCGCCGCCCTGGACCAGCTGGAAGCAGATGTTAAATCCGAGGCCTACGTCGCCGCGGAATCCGACGAAGACGTGCACGGGTCCCTCGAGCGCGGATTGCTCGAGCGCGCGGGCACCCAGCTCGGCGGCAAGCTGCGCGCCGGGCGCTCGCGCAATGACCAGATCGCGACCCTGGGCCGGATGTTCCTGCGGGATCACGCACGCATCATTGCCCGCGGCGTGATCGACACCCTCAATGCCATGGTCGAACAGGCCAAGGCCCACCCGTACGCGCCGATGCCGGGGCGCACCCACTTGCAGCACGCGCAGCCGATCCTGCTTTCGCACCTGCTGCTGGCCTACTCCTGGCCGCTGCTGCGCGACGTGCAGCGCCTGGCCGATTGGGACAAGCGCGCTGCGGTTTCCCCCTATGGCTCTGGTGCGCTGGCTGGCCAGACCCTGGGCCTGGATCCGAACTTCGTCGCGGCCGAGCTCGGCTTCGACTCTGCGGTGCACAACTCGATTGATGGCACCGCCGCCCGTGACGTTTTTGCCGAATTCTCCTGGATCGCCGCGATGATCGGCGTCGATCTCTCCCGCGTTTCGGAGGAAGTGATTCTCTGGGCCACCAAGGAATTCAGCTTCGTGAAGCTGCACGATTCCTTCTCCACCGGCTCCTCGATCATGCCGCAGAAGAAGAACCCGGATATCGCCGAGCTGGCCCGCGGCAAGGCCGGGCGCCTGATCGGCGATCTCACCGGCCTGCTGGCCACCCTCAAGGCGCTGCCGCTGGCCTACAACCGCGACCTGCAGGAGGACAAGGAACCGGTATTCGACGCCGCGGATACCTTGGAAATCCTGCTCCCGGCCGTCGCCGGCATGATGGGCACGTTGACCTTCAACACCGAGCGCATGGCCGAATTGGCGCCGCAGGGCTTCGCGCTGGCCACCGATATTGCCGAATGGCTGGTCCGCCAGGGCGTGCCTTTCCGTGATGCGCACGAGCTCTCCGGCGCCGCGGTGCAGCTGGCCGAATCGCGAGGCGTGGAATTGTGGGATCTGACCGACGAGGAATACGCCGGCATTTCCGAGCACCTGACCCCGCAGGTCCGCGAAGTCCTCTCCACCGAAGGCTCGCTGAACGCGCGCAACGGCCAGGGCGGCACCGCGCCGAGCGCCGTTGCGGCCCAGCTGGTGGAATTCGAACGACAGCTGGCAGAAATCAAGGCTTGGGCTAGCTAG
- a CDS encoding maleylpyruvate isomerase family mycothiol-dependent enzyme encodes MAQLLAPADLIAQVTSALDELADQLRGVPAADYAKPSSLPGWSTAQLIAHLASLAKAAVRQFERAGTEDLPPMYDGGAEGRIEAINMTALMRPESLQALALEALAQLRASLPQAEHKWEAGVGYRPGAQVADMMYASWREMLIHATDLDRAIRPPATWPAEFCAHLFRALVARVPQGTRLVLQPHGKARMVLGQGEKSWVLSGTDFDLAAWLAGREIPGSIRVTAAADGAADPQLLPWPSDRLMER; translated from the coding sequence ATGGCACAACTTTTGGCTCCCGCCGACCTTATCGCACAAGTCACCTCCGCATTGGACGAACTGGCCGATCAATTGCGCGGGGTCCCGGCCGCCGATTACGCCAAACCCAGTTCGCTGCCGGGCTGGAGCACCGCGCAGCTGATCGCCCATTTGGCTTCCCTGGCCAAAGCGGCGGTGCGCCAGTTTGAGCGTGCCGGCACCGAGGATTTGCCGCCAATGTACGACGGGGGAGCCGAAGGGCGGATCGAGGCCATCAACATGACCGCGCTGATGCGCCCCGAATCCTTGCAGGCGTTGGCCCTTGAGGCGCTAGCCCAACTGCGTGCGTCCTTGCCGCAGGCCGAGCACAAGTGGGAAGCGGGCGTCGGATATCGTCCCGGGGCGCAGGTCGCGGACATGATGTACGCATCGTGGCGGGAAATGCTGATCCACGCCACGGACCTTGATCGGGCAATCCGGCCCCCGGCCACCTGGCCGGCAGAATTCTGCGCCCATTTATTCAGGGCGCTGGTGGCCCGCGTGCCGCAAGGAACGCGACTGGTCCTCCAGCCGCATGGCAAGGCCCGCATGGTCTTGGGGCAAGGCGAGAAGTCGTGGGTGCTGTCTGGCACCGATTTCGACCTGGCGGCGTGGCTTGCCGGCCGCGAAATTCCTGGTTCCATCCGTGTCACGGCCGCCGCCGACGGGGCTGCCGATCCGCAATTGCTGCCGTGGCCCAGCGACCGATTGATGGAACGTTAA
- a CDS encoding adenine phosphoribosyltransferase, which yields MLGVTTSESISDLLDRLSKIVPDYPQPGISFKDLTPVFADPVGLRRMVDELIAPFEGQFDIVAGLEARGFVLAAAAAYASGKGMLTIRKAGKLPREVYRDEYTLEYGTSCLEVHKDEIAPGTRVLILDDVLATGGTVGSSVRLIEKTGAVVAGVGVVLELDGLNGRGKLEGHTVHSLQVVHS from the coding sequence TTGCTAGGCGTGACTACTTCTGAGAGCATTAGCGACCTGCTGGACCGACTGAGCAAGATTGTCCCCGACTATCCGCAGCCCGGCATCTCCTTCAAGGACCTGACTCCGGTTTTCGCCGATCCGGTGGGCTTGCGCCGCATGGTTGACGAGCTGATCGCCCCCTTTGAAGGGCAGTTCGACATTGTCGCTGGCCTTGAGGCACGCGGTTTTGTGCTGGCCGCGGCCGCCGCCTATGCCTCGGGCAAGGGCATGCTCACGATCCGCAAGGCCGGCAAGCTGCCGCGCGAGGTCTACCGCGACGAGTACACGCTGGAATACGGCACCAGCTGCCTGGAAGTGCACAAGGACGAGATCGCGCCGGGCACCCGCGTGCTGATCCTCGACGATGTGCTCGCCACCGGCGGCACGGTCGGCTCCTCGGTGCGCCTGATTGAAAAAACCGGTGCCGTGGTCGCCGGAGTCGGCGTGGTGCTGGAACTGGATGGCTTGAACGGCCGCGGAAAGCTGGAAGGCCACACAGTGCATTCCCTGCAGGTCGTCCACTCCTGA
- a CDS encoding HelD family protein encodes MSAKGTRLTETIERDLLAESEYVGRLYERLDELRAEKVEQLERTRAQGAVGTFQNMSERDSFATLYEDRIAQLDAVQDRLVFGRLDMKDQEQDQGPRYIGRIGLSDEELNRLMIDWRASEAAPFYQATALNPRGVRRRRHLMLKGRTVAGIEDDVLDETWLDEGHTHHGEGALMAALREKRTGRMGDIVGTIQAEQDAIIRAQLPGAVVVQGGPGTGKTAVALHRAAFLLYEYRERLKNAGVLIVGPSNSFMRYIERVLPSLGETGVVMSSVGDLYHGLHAVPETNRTVARLKGQISMAKVIANAVRNRQRLIPADRTVVVEGTRLTLTPKMVRNARERARHTHKPYNEARETFVKVLVGDLAEQLRRKLEESAGQSSTTDRSYLPQEVRESHDVRVALNLCWMPMTPQQLVAELFATPHLLAAAAPHLKEAERDALYRRANSPFTEADVPLLDEAAQLLGDFADPNAAAHTAQYEADVENAKAALTNMHTMLENAGIDGVITAEQVAGVNQETAAKLSAAERAVADRTWAYGHIVVDEAQELSPMQWRLLVRRCPMKSFTIVGDIAQTSAASGANSWSQALKPFFGERFDLEELTVNYRTPAQIADAAVRVAQAAGLRITTPQAVREGDWPPVITKTTQEHLDAAVLEALAQELAYSAGGLQAVIVPQQDLGRIRSAVREVHGDRVGTGSGGLSQDIVVITARESKGLEFDGVLILEPAQLVAEVDGGVGDLYVAMTRTTQRLHLVHSQPLPEGLD; translated from the coding sequence GTGAGCGCGAAGGGAACCAGGTTGACCGAGACGATCGAACGCGACTTGTTGGCTGAATCCGAGTATGTGGGCCGCTTGTATGAGCGGCTCGACGAACTGCGCGCCGAAAAGGTCGAGCAGCTTGAGCGCACCCGGGCCCAGGGAGCCGTTGGAACCTTCCAGAACATGTCCGAGCGCGACTCCTTCGCTACCTTGTACGAGGACCGGATCGCCCAGCTGGACGCGGTCCAGGACCGGCTGGTTTTCGGGCGGCTGGACATGAAAGACCAGGAGCAGGATCAGGGCCCGCGCTACATCGGGCGCATCGGCCTGTCCGACGAAGAGCTGAACCGGCTGATGATCGACTGGCGCGCTTCCGAGGCCGCCCCCTTCTACCAGGCCACCGCGCTGAACCCGCGCGGGGTGCGCCGCCGCCGCCACCTGATGCTCAAGGGCAGGACCGTGGCCGGGATCGAAGACGACGTGCTCGACGAGACCTGGCTGGATGAGGGGCATACCCATCACGGCGAGGGCGCGCTGATGGCTGCCCTGCGCGAAAAGCGCACCGGCCGCATGGGCGATATTGTCGGCACCATCCAGGCCGAGCAGGACGCGATCATCCGCGCGCAGCTGCCCGGCGCGGTGGTGGTCCAGGGCGGTCCGGGCACCGGCAAGACCGCGGTGGCCCTGCACCGTGCCGCCTTCCTGCTCTACGAATACCGCGAACGGCTCAAGAACGCCGGCGTGCTGATCGTCGGCCCGTCGAACTCGTTCATGCGCTACATCGAGCGCGTGCTGCCCTCGCTGGGCGAGACCGGCGTGGTGATGTCCTCGGTGGGCGATCTGTACCACGGCCTGCATGCGGTGCCCGAAACCAACCGCACCGTCGCCCGGCTCAAGGGCCAGATTTCGATGGCCAAGGTCATCGCCAACGCCGTGCGCAACCGCCAGCGCCTGATTCCCGCTGACCGCACCGTGGTAGTGGAAGGCACCCGCCTGACATTGACCCCGAAGATGGTCCGCAACGCGCGCGAACGCGCCCGCCACACCCACAAGCCCTATAACGAGGCCCGCGAAACCTTCGTGAAGGTGCTGGTGGGCGACCTGGCCGAGCAGCTGCGCCGCAAGCTGGAGGAATCGGCCGGGCAGTCCTCGACCACTGACCGCTCCTACCTGCCCCAGGAAGTGCGCGAATCGCACGATGTGCGCGTGGCGCTGAACCTGTGCTGGATGCCGATGACCCCGCAGCAGCTGGTGGCCGAGCTTTTTGCCACCCCGCACCTGCTCGCCGCCGCCGCGCCTCACCTGAAGGAGGCCGAGCGCGACGCCCTGTACCGCCGCGCCAACTCACCGTTCACCGAGGCCGATGTGCCGCTGCTGGATGAGGCCGCGCAGCTGCTCGGCGACTTTGCGGATCCTAACGCGGCCGCCCACACCGCGCAGTATGAGGCGGATGTCGAAAACGCCAAGGCCGCGTTGACCAATATGCACACCATGCTGGAAAACGCCGGCATCGATGGCGTGATCACCGCCGAACAGGTGGCCGGGGTGAACCAGGAAACCGCAGCGAAGCTTTCCGCTGCCGAGCGCGCGGTGGCCGATCGCACCTGGGCCTACGGGCACATCGTCGTTGACGAGGCACAGGAGCTTTCGCCGATGCAGTGGCGCCTGCTGGTGCGCCGCTGCCCGATGAAGTCCTTCACCATCGTGGGCGATATCGCGCAGACCTCGGCGGCTTCGGGCGCCAACAGCTGGTCCCAGGCGCTCAAGCCATTCTTCGGGGAGCGGTTCGACCTTGAGGAACTGACGGTCAACTACCGCACCCCGGCGCAGATTGCCGATGCCGCGGTGCGCGTGGCCCAGGCCGCGGGCTTGCGCATCACCACTCCGCAGGCTGTGCGCGAGGGCGACTGGCCACCGGTGATCACCAAAACCACGCAGGAGCACCTGGACGCAGCGGTTCTCGAGGCGCTCGCCCAGGAGCTGGCCTATTCCGCTGGCGGCCTGCAGGCGGTCATCGTTCCGCAACAGGACCTTGGCAGGATCCGTTCTGCGGTGAGGGAAGTCCATGGCGATCGGGTGGGCACCGGATCGGGCGGATTGAGCCAGGACATTGTGGTGATTACCGCGCGGGAGTCCAAGGGCCTGGAATTCGATGGCGTGCTGATCCTGGAACCCGCACAGCTGGTTGCCGAAGTCGATGGCGGCGTGGGGGATTTGTATGTGGCGATGACCCGGACCACCCAGCGCCTGCATCTGGTGCATAGCCAGCCGCTTCCCGAGGGATTGGACTAG
- the tyrS gene encoding tyrosine--tRNA ligase: MSDTKQNPVIAGQSNDASFQNVWQELKWRGLVHVSTDETELERALSEETVTYYCGFDPTAPSLHLGNLVQLLNMRRLQLAGHKPLALVGGSTGLIGDPRQTAERTLNTKETVTEWVAKLQAQVSRFLSAEGENAVQLVNNLDWTQQLSALDFLRDVGKYFRVGTMVKKEIVAARLNSDEGISYTEFSYQVLQGYDFLELNRQYGCTLQTGGSDQWGNLTSGTDLIRKVQGNSVHAYGTPLITNSDGTKFGKSEGNAIWLDAEMCSPYTFYQFWLNTADADVIDRLKVFTFLTREQIAELEAEVAERPFKRVAQRTLAWEVTSLVHGEQATEQVIAASAAVFGNGDLGAIDLPTLESVIAELPTAKVEAGDLGILNVLHASGLSKSQSEARRTVSEGGAYVNNEKVEGIDTVLSVSDFLHGRYAIVRRGKKNMAVIELAQ, encoded by the coding sequence ATGTCTGATACCAAGCAGAATCCCGTGATTGCGGGTCAGAGCAACGACGCATCTTTTCAGAACGTCTGGCAGGAACTGAAGTGGCGCGGCCTGGTGCACGTATCCACCGATGAGACCGAGCTGGAACGCGCCCTGTCCGAAGAGACTGTGACCTACTATTGCGGGTTCGACCCCACTGCGCCTTCCCTGCACCTGGGCAACCTGGTGCAGCTGCTGAACATGCGCCGCCTGCAGCTGGCCGGCCACAAGCCGCTGGCCTTGGTCGGCGGTTCCACCGGCCTGATCGGCGATCCGCGCCAAACCGCGGAGCGCACCTTGAACACCAAGGAGACCGTGACCGAATGGGTCGCCAAGCTCCAGGCCCAGGTTTCCCGCTTCCTCTCCGCCGAGGGGGAGAACGCGGTACAGCTGGTGAACAACCTGGACTGGACCCAGCAGCTTTCCGCGCTGGACTTCCTGCGCGATGTGGGCAAGTACTTCCGTGTGGGCACCATGGTCAAGAAGGAGATCGTGGCCGCGCGCCTGAACTCCGACGAGGGCATCAGCTACACCGAATTCTCCTACCAGGTCCTGCAGGGCTACGACTTCCTGGAACTGAACCGCCAGTACGGCTGCACCTTGCAGACCGGCGGCTCGGACCAGTGGGGCAACCTGACCAGCGGCACCGACTTGATCCGCAAGGTCCAGGGCAATTCGGTGCACGCCTACGGCACCCCGCTGATCACCAACTCGGACGGCACCAAATTCGGCAAGTCCGAAGGCAACGCCATCTGGCTGGATGCAGAAATGTGCAGCCCATACACCTTCTACCAGTTCTGGTTGAACACCGCTGACGCTGATGTGATCGACCGCTTGAAGGTCTTCACCTTCTTGACCCGCGAGCAGATCGCCGAGCTTGAGGCCGAAGTTGCCGAGCGGCCATTCAAGCGCGTTGCCCAGCGCACCTTGGCCTGGGAAGTGACGTCCCTGGTCCATGGGGAGCAGGCCACCGAGCAGGTGATCGCTGCGTCGGCCGCGGTATTCGGCAATGGCGATCTGGGCGCGATCGACTTGCCTACCTTGGAATCGGTCATCGCTGAGCTTCCCACCGCCAAGGTTGAGGCCGGCGATCTGGGCATCCTGAATGTGCTGCATGCATCGGGCTTGAGCAAGTCGCAGTCGGAGGCTCGTCGCACAGTGAGCGAGGGCGGCGCCTACGTGAACAACGAAAAGGTTGAAGGCATCGATACCGTGCTCAGCGTGTCCGACTTCCTGCACGGACGCTATGCCATCGTTCGACGCGGCAAGAAGAACATGGCCGTGATCGAGCTGGCGCAGTAG
- a CDS encoding HAD-IIA family hydrolase, whose translation MLISGFDSVLSDLDGVVYAGPNAIDEAVESLNTLAEVNVTLAFITNNAGRSPMSVAAHLRQLGVKTSAEQIFGSADAGAEMLARELNPGSKVLVVGSPYLRECIAVRGLEVVESHADEPVAVIQGFDPDLSWKNLAEASYAINNGAIWVATNTDLTIPRAEGIAPGNGSLVNAVKLATGAEPQVAGKPESYLFARAADRLDSHRPLVVGDRLDTDILGGFRAGFSTALVLTGVDSPRTALGAPVEQRPNYLINTLADLYRPYPTIKVLGYGVQVGEAVAKVDAGAIEVSGSESDLNAWRAACHAWWLAHPRQSGHEVPEIRFTERGLDTLRRVRG comes from the coding sequence ATGCTGATTTCTGGATTTGATTCTGTCCTCTCCGACCTCGACGGAGTTGTCTACGCTGGCCCCAACGCCATCGATGAAGCTGTCGAGTCGCTGAACACCCTTGCGGAAGTGAATGTCACTCTGGCCTTCATTACCAACAATGCAGGGCGTTCGCCGATGTCTGTCGCAGCGCACCTGCGCCAGCTGGGAGTGAAGACCAGCGCTGAGCAAATTTTTGGTTCGGCAGATGCCGGCGCCGAGATGCTCGCGCGCGAATTAAATCCGGGATCCAAGGTGTTGGTGGTGGGTTCCCCCTACCTGCGCGAATGCATTGCAGTTCGCGGCCTGGAAGTGGTCGAATCCCATGCCGATGAACCGGTAGCGGTCATCCAGGGATTCGACCCCGACCTGTCGTGGAAAAACCTGGCCGAGGCCAGCTACGCCATCAATAATGGCGCCATCTGGGTTGCCACTAATACCGACCTGACGATCCCGCGCGCTGAGGGCATTGCCCCGGGCAATGGATCGCTGGTCAACGCGGTGAAATTGGCGACGGGAGCTGAGCCGCAGGTCGCCGGCAAGCCCGAGTCGTACCTTTTTGCCCGTGCCGCGGATCGACTGGATTCGCATCGTCCGCTGGTGGTTGGCGATCGGCTGGATACCGACATTCTCGGTGGATTCCGGGCCGGGTTCTCCACCGCCTTGGTGCTGACCGGCGTGGATTCGCCGCGTACTGCTCTCGGAGCTCCAGTGGAGCAACGCCCCAATTACCTCATCAACACGCTGGCTGACCTGTACCGCCCGTACCCGACCATCAAGGTTTTGGGCTATGGCGTGCAAGTGGGCGAAGCGGTGGCCAAGGTTGACGCCGGAGCGATCGAAGTCTCTGGCAGCGAGTCGGACCTGAATGCCTGGCGCGCCGCCTGCCATGCCTGGTGGCTTGCCCACCCGCGCCAGAGCGGCCATGAAGTTCCAGAAATCCGGTTTACCGAGCGTGGACTGGATACCCTGCGCCGGGTTCGAGGCTAA
- a CDS encoding TlyA family RNA methyltransferase, translated as MTRLDQELVTRGLARSRTEAGKLIAAGRVLLAGHPAAKASKKVSAADELAVLPSGSEEYVSRAGHKLAGALDVFATIEPAGLRCLDAGASTGGFTDVLLRRGAEHVVAADVGHGQLVAEIREDPRVSVHEGLNVRYLTPEDIGGVVDLVVADLSFISLRLVIDALAGATKPGGSLVLMAKPQFEVGREHLNRTGVVTDPQLRQTAVEAVIASARKAGLHLQGLARSPLPGQDGNVEFFLWLKAGENAQPADVALIEQNVDYS; from the coding sequence GTGACAAGGCTCGATCAAGAACTCGTCACCCGAGGTCTGGCCCGTTCGCGCACTGAAGCAGGCAAGCTGATTGCCGCCGGGCGCGTGCTGCTGGCAGGGCATCCTGCCGCCAAGGCCTCAAAGAAGGTTTCTGCCGCCGATGAACTTGCGGTGCTGCCCAGCGGCAGCGAAGAATACGTTTCTCGTGCCGGGCACAAGCTGGCCGGCGCACTAGATGTCTTTGCCACTATCGAACCTGCCGGTCTGCGCTGCCTTGATGCTGGTGCGTCTACCGGGGGATTCACCGATGTATTGCTGCGCCGCGGTGCAGAACATGTGGTCGCAGCCGATGTCGGACATGGACAGCTGGTCGCCGAAATTCGCGAAGACCCCCGGGTCTCGGTCCATGAAGGACTCAACGTCCGCTACCTCACGCCCGAAGATATTGGGGGAGTTGTCGACCTCGTAGTAGCCGACTTGTCCTTCATTTCCTTGCGCCTGGTGATCGATGCCCTGGCTGGGGCCACCAAGCCCGGCGGTTCGCTGGTGCTCATGGCCAAGCCCCAATTCGAGGTCGGCCGCGAGCATTTGAACCGCACCGGAGTAGTCACCGACCCCCAATTGCGCCAAACAGCCGTAGAAGCGGTGATTGCCAGCGCACGAAAGGCAGGGCTGCATTTGCAAGGCCTGGCGCGCAGCCCGTTGCCCGGCCAAGACGGCAACGTCGAATTCTTCTTGTGGCTCAAGGCCGGGGAAAATGCACAGCCGGCGGATGTTGCGCTGATTGAGCAGAACGTTGACTATTCTTAG
- a CDS encoding NAD kinase, whose translation MRRILVFTHTGRQEAIAAAIETCSLLKAAGAITVMRRKDHEAMTDAIGEAIESIEILGEDCQIDDVDLGVVLGGDGSVLRAAELVREAPLPLVGVNLGHVGFLAEAERSELAATVDALVNQEYTVEERMTIEVKVWLDNVCLAETWALNEAAVEKANRERMVEVVIEVDGRPISTFGCDGVVMATPTGSTAYSFSAGGPVVWPDVAALIMVPISAHALFAKPLVVSPDSVMAVEILTRTDAGAVLWCDGRRTIELPPGARVEVTRSSRPVYLARLNTTPFSERLVNKFELPITGWRGPAKVDARRSATAALPVIGPGLQSVEPHHRDEPGIPMVARTDDGPE comes from the coding sequence TTGCGCCGAATTCTAGTTTTCACCCATACCGGACGCCAAGAAGCGATCGCCGCGGCCATAGAAACCTGTTCATTGCTCAAAGCTGCCGGTGCCATCACGGTGATGCGGCGCAAGGACCACGAAGCCATGACCGACGCCATCGGCGAGGCCATCGAGTCGATCGAAATCCTTGGCGAGGACTGCCAGATTGACGACGTTGACCTGGGCGTGGTGCTTGGGGGAGACGGATCGGTGCTCCGCGCCGCCGAATTGGTCCGCGAGGCACCGCTTCCACTGGTGGGCGTGAACCTCGGGCATGTGGGTTTCCTCGCCGAAGCGGAACGCAGCGAACTCGCAGCAACGGTGGACGCCCTGGTCAATCAGGAATATACCGTCGAAGAGCGGATGACCATCGAGGTCAAGGTCTGGCTCGATAATGTATGCCTGGCTGAAACCTGGGCGTTGAACGAAGCCGCCGTGGAGAAAGCCAATCGCGAACGCATGGTCGAAGTGGTGATCGAAGTTGATGGCCGCCCAATTTCGACCTTTGGCTGCGACGGCGTCGTGATGGCAACGCCCACCGGATCGACCGCCTATTCCTTCTCCGCAGGCGGGCCAGTGGTGTGGCCGGATGTAGCTGCGCTGATCATGGTGCCGATTTCGGCCCATGCTCTTTTTGCCAAGCCGCTGGTCGTGTCGCCGGATTCAGTGATGGCGGTCGAGATCCTCACCCGCACCGATGCCGGCGCCGTGCTGTGGTGCGATGGCCGGCGAACTATCGAATTGCCGCCTGGCGCCCGCGTGGAGGTCACGCGCAGCAGCCGCCCGGTGTATTTGGCGCGTTTGAATACCACGCCATTTTCCGAGCGCCTGGTCAACAAGTTTGAATTGCCGATCACTGGATGGCGCGGGCCGGCAAAGGTAGATGCACGCCGATCAGCCACTGCCGCCCTTCCGGTTATCGGTCCTGGCTTGCAGAGTGTCGAGCCGCACCACCGTGACGAACCGGGAATCCCCATGGTCGCGCGAACCGACGATGGCCCGGAATAA